In Pungitius pungitius chromosome 2, fPunPun2.1, whole genome shotgun sequence, a single window of DNA contains:
- the pfkfb3 gene encoding 6-phosphofructo-2-kinase/fructose-2,6-bisphosphatase 3 isoform X1: MPRELTQNRTQKIWVPAKDDKPAPRRAAGGPHFANPPTVIVMVGLPARGKTYMSKKLTRYLNWIGMPTKVFNVGEYRREAVKNYSSYDFFKPDNECAFKIRQQCALAALRDVKSYLKDEGGQVAVFDATNTTRERRDMILQFGSENDFKIFFIESVCNDPGVIASNIMEVKVSCPDYRDCNTTDAVLDFQRRIDCYKTSYQPLDPDQYDRDLSFIQVIDVGRRFLVNQILDHIQSKIVYYLMNIHVQPRTIYLCRHGESTDNLEGRLGGDAGLSPRGRQFSSALAGFVEEQKPTDLKVWTSQLCCSIQTAEHLRVPYEQWKALNEIDAGMCEEMTYDEIKEKFPEEFALRDEDKYYYRYPAGESYQDLVQRVEPVIMDLERQANVLVICHQAVMRCLLAYFLDKSAEEMPYLKCPLHTVLKLTPVAYGCKVESISLNVEAVNTHRDRPEELRKGPGSLLRRNSVTPLTSPESNIKKPRIDDLDEAPIQELPPSVASLALCSPSHLPLALTGQNMRRNSSGLRDVLQPCL; encoded by the exons ATGCCCAGAGAACTGACCCAGAACCGGACCCAGAAGATCTGGGTGCCCGCCAAGGATGACAAGCCGGCCCCCCGCAGAG cggctggcggcccacaCTTCGCCAACCCCCCCACCGTCATCGTGATGGTTGGTCTTCCGGCCCGAGGCAAGACGTACATGTCCAAGAAACTCACCCGCTACCTCAACTGGATCGGCATGCCCACCAAAG tcTTTAACGTTGGGGAGTACCGGAGGGAGGCGGTCAAGAACTACAGCTCTTATGACTTCTTCAAGCCGGATAACGAGTGCGCCTTTAAGATCAGGCA aCAATGTGCCTTGGCAGCTTTGCGGGATGTCAAGTCTTATTTAAAAGACGAGGGAGGCCAAGTAGCA GTCTTCGACGCCACGAACACAACAAGAGAAAGGCGAGACATGATCCTCCAGTTTGGCAGCGAGAACGACTTCAAG ATATTTTTCATCGAGTCCGTGTGCAACGATCCCGGCGTCATTGCATCGAACATTATG GAAGTGAAGGTGTCGTGCCCGGACTACCGGGACTGCAACACGACAGACGCTGTGTTGGATTTCCAGAGGAGAATCGATTGCTACAAAACCAGCTATCAACCTCTGGACCCTGATCAGTACGACAG GGATCTCTCGTTCATCCAGGTGATCGACGTGGGTCGGCGTTTCCTCGTGAACCAAATCCTGGATCACATCCAGAGTAAGATCGTCTACTACCTGATGAACATCCACGTCCAGCCGCGCACCATCTACCTGTGCCGGCACGGCGAGAGCACCGACAACCTGGAGGGGCGGCTGGGCGGGGACGCAGGCCTCTCGCCGCGGGGCAGGCAG TTTTCATCCGCCCTCGCTGGGTTTGTGGAGGAGCAGAAGCCCACCGACCTGAAGGTGTGGACCAGCCAGCTGTGTTGCAGCATCCAGACCGCGGAGCACCTGCGCGTCCCGTACGAACAGTGGAAGGCTCTCAACGAGATAGACGCT ggAATGTGTGAAGAGATGACTTACGACGAGATAAAGGAGAAATTCCCGGAGGAGTTTGCTTTGAGAGATGAAGACAAATACTACTATCGCTACCCTGCTGGGGAG TCCTACCAGGACCTGGTCCAGCGGGTGGAGCCGGTCATCATGGACCTGGAGAGGCAAGCGAACGTCCTGGTCATCTGCCACCAGGCCGTCATGCGCTGCCTGCTGGCCTACTTCCTGGATAAGAGTGCAG AGGAGATGCCCTACCTGAAGTGTCCCCTCCACACTGTGCTGAAGCTCACCCCGGTCGCCTACGGGTGCAAGGTGGAGTCCATCTCTCTGAATGTGGAGGCGGTGAACACTCACAGAGACCGGCCAGAG GAGCTGAGGAAGGGTCCCGGCAGCTTGCTCAGGCGAAACAGTGTAACCCCTCTGACCAGCCCCGAGTCGAACATCAAGAAACCTCGCATCGACGACCTCGACGAGGCGCCGATCCAGGAGCTGCCGCCGTCCGTGGCCTCGCTGGCGCTCTGcagcccctcccacctccctctGGCTCTGACTGGACAG AACATGAGGAGGAACTCCTCAGGCCTCCGGGACGTCCTGCAGCCCTGCCTATAG
- the pfkfb3 gene encoding 6-phosphofructo-2-kinase/fructose-2,6-bisphosphatase 3 isoform X2, with product MPRELTQNRTQKIWVPAKDDKPAPRRAAGGPHFANPPTVIVMVGLPARGKTYMSKKLTRYLNWIGMPTKVFNVGEYRREAVKNYSSYDFFKPDNECAFKIRQQCALAALRDVKSYLKDEGGQVAVFDATNTTRERRDMILQFGSENDFKIFFIESVCNDPGVIASNIMEVKVSCPDYRDCNTTDAVLDFQRRIDCYKTSYQPLDPDQYDRDLSFIQVIDVGRRFLVNQILDHIQSKIVYYLMNIHVQPRTIYLCRHGESTDNLEGRLGGDAGLSPRGRQFSSALAGFVEEQKPTDLKVWTSQLCCSIQTAEHLRVPYEQWKALNEIDAGMCEEMTYDEIKEKFPEEFALRDEDKYYYRYPAGESYQDLVQRVEPVIMDLERQANVLVICHQAVMRCLLAYFLDKSAEEMPYLKCPLHTVLKLTPVAYGCKVESISLNVEAVNTHRDRPEELRKGPGSLLRRNSVTPLTSPESNIKKPRIDDLDEAPIQELPPSVASLALCSPSHLPLALTGQRWLGQVCLT from the exons ATGCCCAGAGAACTGACCCAGAACCGGACCCAGAAGATCTGGGTGCCCGCCAAGGATGACAAGCCGGCCCCCCGCAGAG cggctggcggcccacaCTTCGCCAACCCCCCCACCGTCATCGTGATGGTTGGTCTTCCGGCCCGAGGCAAGACGTACATGTCCAAGAAACTCACCCGCTACCTCAACTGGATCGGCATGCCCACCAAAG tcTTTAACGTTGGGGAGTACCGGAGGGAGGCGGTCAAGAACTACAGCTCTTATGACTTCTTCAAGCCGGATAACGAGTGCGCCTTTAAGATCAGGCA aCAATGTGCCTTGGCAGCTTTGCGGGATGTCAAGTCTTATTTAAAAGACGAGGGAGGCCAAGTAGCA GTCTTCGACGCCACGAACACAACAAGAGAAAGGCGAGACATGATCCTCCAGTTTGGCAGCGAGAACGACTTCAAG ATATTTTTCATCGAGTCCGTGTGCAACGATCCCGGCGTCATTGCATCGAACATTATG GAAGTGAAGGTGTCGTGCCCGGACTACCGGGACTGCAACACGACAGACGCTGTGTTGGATTTCCAGAGGAGAATCGATTGCTACAAAACCAGCTATCAACCTCTGGACCCTGATCAGTACGACAG GGATCTCTCGTTCATCCAGGTGATCGACGTGGGTCGGCGTTTCCTCGTGAACCAAATCCTGGATCACATCCAGAGTAAGATCGTCTACTACCTGATGAACATCCACGTCCAGCCGCGCACCATCTACCTGTGCCGGCACGGCGAGAGCACCGACAACCTGGAGGGGCGGCTGGGCGGGGACGCAGGCCTCTCGCCGCGGGGCAGGCAG TTTTCATCCGCCCTCGCTGGGTTTGTGGAGGAGCAGAAGCCCACCGACCTGAAGGTGTGGACCAGCCAGCTGTGTTGCAGCATCCAGACCGCGGAGCACCTGCGCGTCCCGTACGAACAGTGGAAGGCTCTCAACGAGATAGACGCT ggAATGTGTGAAGAGATGACTTACGACGAGATAAAGGAGAAATTCCCGGAGGAGTTTGCTTTGAGAGATGAAGACAAATACTACTATCGCTACCCTGCTGGGGAG TCCTACCAGGACCTGGTCCAGCGGGTGGAGCCGGTCATCATGGACCTGGAGAGGCAAGCGAACGTCCTGGTCATCTGCCACCAGGCCGTCATGCGCTGCCTGCTGGCCTACTTCCTGGATAAGAGTGCAG AGGAGATGCCCTACCTGAAGTGTCCCCTCCACACTGTGCTGAAGCTCACCCCGGTCGCCTACGGGTGCAAGGTGGAGTCCATCTCTCTGAATGTGGAGGCGGTGAACACTCACAGAGACCGGCCAGAG GAGCTGAGGAAGGGTCCCGGCAGCTTGCTCAGGCGAAACAGTGTAACCCCTCTGACCAGCCCCGAGTCGAACATCAAGAAACCTCGCATCGACGACCTCGACGAGGCGCCGATCCAGGAGCTGCCGCCGTCCGTGGCCTCGCTGGCGCTCTGcagcccctcccacctccctctGGCTCTGACTGGACAG CGCTGGCTGGGCCAAGTCTGCCT AACATGA